The window CACGAGCGGCTCTCGGCGATTCAGGGGCAGGATCGTTGCCGCCGCGCCGAAGATGCAGACCGCGATCATGAGCGGCAGCAGGTCACCTTGCGCCGCCGCGGCGATCGGGTTCTGCGGCACGAGCTCCACGACGGCGGTTACCAGCCCTGGGGCAGCCGTTGCGGCCGCGGGCACGGACGGCTGATTCGCCAGCGCCGCACGCGTGGCCTGATCCACGTTTACGCCGACGGGTGAGAGCACGGCGACGGTCAGACCAATAGCGGCCGCGATCAGCGTCGTGAAGGCGAAGTATGCCAGCGTCTTGCCCCCGATCGCACCGAGGCGGCGCACGTCGCCTAACGACGCAACGCCGACGAAGAGGCTCGCGATCACGAGTGGCACCACCACCATCGTCACGAGCCGGATGAAGATTGTGCCCAGCGGCTCGGCCGCGATGACGGCGCGGGAAAGTCCGGCGCTCACCGGACCCGGCGCGCGGGCAGCGGCGCCAACGATCGCGCCGCCCAGGAGTCCGACGGCAATCTTCGTCTCCAACCTCATCACGCCACCCCGGCGGCGTTAGGCAGCGCCGCCAGCGCATCGCCGAGCGCCGCCAAGGTTCGCTCGATGTCGGTTGCGCGGATGTCGCCCATGTGGCCGATGCGGAATCCACGCGGCTCGAACCTGCCCATCGCCGCCGCCGTGAGAATTCCCCTCGACCTGAGCGCGTCGCGTAGCGTCTTCGGATTCACGGCATCGGGAAGCGCGATCGCCGTGACCGTCGGCGACAGCGCACCGAGCGTCGGACACTGCAGCTCGAGGCCCAGACGCGTGACGCCATGCCTAACGGCTGCCGCGTTCGTCTCGTGGCGACGCAACACCGAATCAAACCCCTGCTCGTGAATCATGCGCAGCGCTTCGGCAACCTGGAGAACAAGGTGCACCGGCGTCGTGCCGGGCGTCTCCGGGCGCGGCTTGCCGAGGGTCTCGCGGATCGGCCGGAAATCCCAGTAGCTCCGCGGCAATCGCGCGGACTCCGTCGCTTTCCATGCGCGCTCGCTGAGCACCGCGAACGCCAGCCCCGGGCTCGACATGAGACACTTCTGCGACGACGTGATCGCGACATCTACGCCCCATTCGTCGAACGCGAAAGGCATTCCGCCCAGCGCGGACACTCCGTCGACGAATAGCATCGCACTCCGGGACGACACC of the Gemmatimonadaceae bacterium genome contains:
- a CDS encoding alanine--glyoxylate aminotransferase family protein, yielding MTSLGPDDVPYLLMTPGPTRVPERVRRAGARAMLHHRTPQFSAELSEMLELIGPIFGTRQPVLPVHTTGRGALEASLCNLLSPGDAIVACCNGAFGEMWAKIAETYGIVVHRVARDWASDVEPDEIAGFLEGDRSIRAVLVAYCDTSTAVRNDIAAIGRVVSSRSAMLFVDGVSALGGMPFAFDEWGVDVAITSSQKCLMSSPGLAFAVLSERAWKATESARLPRSYWDFRPIRETLGKPRPETPGTTPVHLVLQVAEALRMIHEQGFDSVLRRHETNAAAVRHGVTRLGLELQCPTLGALSPTVTAIALPDAVNPKTLRDALRSRGILTAAAMGRFEPRGFRIGHMGDIRATDIERTLAALGDALAALPNAAGVA